One Nicotiana tomentosiformis chromosome 1, ASM39032v3, whole genome shotgun sequence genomic window, AATTTCTATTGTTATCGCGGTTTTGCGCTTTTCCTTCTTAGGATCGGGCTATATAATTCTGAACACCATAGACCCCCACATTATCAAAAAATTCAGGTTAAGGAAAAAAACCTTTTCACAGCTCATAAAAAGTTCTACTTTATAAATAACAAGCTAATAATATAACTTCACCCCGAAGATTTTTCTTCTATTTAGCTATATTATTATATTCAAAAGAACATGAAGGTCTTATCTCATGTATTATTTTTGACTACATCACAATTCACATCATCGTAGTAGTTTATTCACATTAATTATTTTTCATACAAAAGGAATCAAGACCTCATAGCACCTTAGACGTCACTTATAAATCATTTTTAATGCCTTTATTTAAAGGACCAAATTGATATTCTCATGACTCAAATAAAACTAATTATGCCATATTTGAATAAATGTAAGGCAAAAATATTAAGATCATACAAGATTATGAACatctaccatcatcaacaaatatttTAAGAAAGTAACATTTTAATTAAAAGAGGGGTAAATATTCTTAAAGAAGCAGAATATACCAGTTGATATGACACATATACCATGAGAAACATAAGCAAGACATATGATTTTTCCTCTTTATATTTGTCTATTATAAGATAACTTAATATCATTTCCAGTAGATCAACTTAACATAAAATCTTTTACCATATTAAAGACTAATGGAAACAAAAGTTCAAATATGAACTTTTCCAtcatttcaaaatataaaattcaCAGAAACTTAAGAAAATCACTTTCTTCGATTTTATATGTATCAACTGTGCAgataaaatgcaaataaattgCACCATATACTATACAACCAAGATTTTAgttaatttaaaattatatataattttCAAGTAGGTGTATGGTTAACAATATAAAACTAAATCTCAGGTagttaaaagaaaacaaaaagaatgAATAGCATTTCATCAACAACTATAGATGATTGGGAGAAAACATACCAAGTTACCAACATCGCACATCTATGATTTATTCCATATCATTGATAAGATGAATATGCTAAGCCAAACAGTTGTAATCTTTACCTTCTCTGAAAAAACaatggatgaaacacatatatatCGCCGAGTGGAATTAGAACAATGGCTAGAATAGTTTGTTCggcaaaaatattgtaattggtaTTCTCCATAATAACAGTGCGGAAATATCCTTAAGATTGTTGGAAAAATTATTATGGAGAATAGGAGTTAACTTGAGGCGTATCAATGACACTGTCCTTAAGGATATTTCGCTCACataataatgaataaaattaAGCATATCCCCCAGGATTCAACAAACTCTTCCAGTTATAAAATTGGGAACAGAACTAGCAAAAAATTCAAGAAAGAACCCAGCATATAGAAGGAAGAAGATGATTCAGAAAGTTATGTTAGAAAGTGTGTCTTTAGCTCTCCAAATACTATGTTTATATAGGTGTTGCTCCAACGGCTAGTAACGACTAGTTTGACTCTATTAAATGTAAAATAATTTACTAAATAATAAATTGAtgtaaataatatttcaaagAGAAAAAATTTTCCAAACCAAAATGGACATTATTAAGATAAAAAGATATCACTAATTTTAAAATTGAGTGGCATAAAAATCTAAGAGGAACATATTTTAATATCTAAAGGTACTAATGGAACATCTATTAGACGAGACTCCTCCAACatacttaaacatatgtttggtcaaacttttaaaaaatatttctaagtatatttttttcaaaaatatttttaaatacttttgaaaaaaagctattttttttttctgcttctcaaaaattaTTTCTGTttttactcaaaaatatttttttcccttttaaaagtttggccaaacaccttaattttgaaaagaaaatacttttggcCAAATAGGCGATGAGAGAGAATGTTAATTCAGTAGGTGCCGATTGTAAATCTCAAATCTCTCGTAATAATTCTGTGATAAGAAGTCCAATAAGGCTTCCATTTCATTGTCCAACAAGCTTAGTCACACGAAATGGCAACGTCGTGTGATGTAACAAGTAAGTATAAGaattgatgtgatttttggtaaAATAAAAGGAATCGGTAATCTTGTGGCAATAATGGATGGCTATTTCTTAAAAAGGGAAAGATAATAGCTACGTGAAGAGGTTGTATATGTAACCAGACATGCAAGTTGATTCCAAATTCTATCAAGTACACGTAAATGAGAATATTCAGTTTTAAGGTTATTGTTATTCAATGTTCCactcatttctttatttttttgctCATATATATGTAAAGAAAAAAATTAGTGACGCCATTGATAAGTGATATTAAAAGTAATCTAACAATTCTAATAAATGCTCGGAAAAATTGTACGTAAAGAGTAAAGATAGTTAAAGAATATGGTAATAAGAGAATAAAAAAGGTTATGCTTGTAAATCAACATGAAAGTGCGCCTGCTATTTTACTAAAAACATTGCACAGAAAACTTAACAATATCATGGGTGTTTTTCGGGAATGATTTGCTAATATCATTATATACTTTTTATCCAAAGTCCACTTATCAACCAAATGCCAGAAAACATTTTTCGCGAAAAATGACTTCCAGCTACCGAACACACCCTGTGTTAAAGATTGACAGATCAAATTGGATGCATTCGTGCAATAATACTAAACATTTAATTCAATATTTCCATGAAATTACTACTTCTTGCACGTGGAACAGCTGTAAATCAATATTGGAGTATGCAATAAATAAGACTGAACAAATAAATCAATGTTGGAGTATAATAAATAGGACTGAACAAATTTTGAAGTTCCGAACAGAGACTCGTATATTATGAGAACAGAAGCAAATACTAATACAAACTAACAGCAGAATTCTCCTCAAAGCTGGGCTGGAAGTACAAAACGTATGCATCTTGGAGGGGATATTGCGTCGTGCTTCGCTTTGCATCCCAGAACACAATGAAATGATTTGAGAGATTGGAAATACATGTACACCAGCTGCTAAAACTTTCCAAAGTCGGAGACAGAAATCTGGGCTGCTGTTGTTTCAATAACTGCTCTGCTTGTTTGCCAAAACATTATGGGGTATTTCCCCCTTCACACCAGATAAAAAGGCCTTCCTATTTATTCTAATCTGCCAAGCGGGGATTCAGAGCTATAATCATCCACCAACCAGAGACCATAATCACGGAAACGTTTTATCTTCTTTTCAAAACCAACAATATAGTTATTATGAATAATTACATGCATTCCCTTGGTTTCCTTCACCCAAGTCTTGTTTCTAAAGTATAAACCACCTGTTGGGAATCCTGACTGAGGTAGTAGATACATGTCGACCTGCAGCATGTCATGTATTACACAAACAAGTTAACTGCTTACCCTGATCAAAGGTAACTAAAATAGTACcccaaaagaaaaatgaaattaaaaaaacaaatgttggatgcaaaagaaagcaaaacGAAAGAACAAAAGTAAACAGTCAAACAAAAACTGGAAGAGCCGTTGCATATATTGTGCAGGAAACTTTTAGATTTAAAAAGCAAACTCAACCTATATAGTAGTACTTCTTGTGTAATTTAAGTTCTTAGAAAGGACATGACATATGGCTATAATTTCAAAAGTTGGTTAAATTACCACTTGAGAAGCTCCATGCGATTGTCTTTTACTCAATGTAAAATAAatacaaatcttcaaattaaCCAGGGTTAGAGCAAAAACTAGTAAACTACAATAAGGAACATCTATATAACTGGGACTTTCTAATAAGGAGAAAATATCTCAACATTTTCTCATAGCTATTGCGCACAAAATTAAGTAGGATTAAAACAATAGCTATTAAGCTACAAATAAGGGACATCTACATAATTACAAGGACAAATTATTAAAGAGGGGagaaagcacaagtaacaaacaAATTTGGTTGCATATATGTACATTGATTGACTTCTACACTACTATATCTATTCTCTATACTGTTGTGATTTGCATGCTTGCTTGgagccaagggtctatcggaaacggtaaggttgcgtacatactaccctccccagacccctaTTTGTGGATTCACTGggtttgtttttgttgttgtatatgtacattgATTACATATTTGTGTGCAGACCTACTTATCTGTGGAACTGCAGTCAGTGCATGAAGGAAAAAAAGGAATTAAAAAACAATTAATTTGCCTCTGAATATAGATCCAGGCTACTGCATTAATCAGATTATTTCTTACATCTAATTTTTACATCTCTTCTTCAACCTCAATTGCATACAGTTAGCCTATAATTATTCAGCCGACAGGGCCAAAATACAAAGAGAAAATGGGGGGAAAAAAGGGACAGCAGAAGAAGGACAGAAAGGGGTTAATAAAGGAAGTTGGCTATATCTTCCTACATCATTTGGCTTCAAAGAAAACAGTGCTACTTGAGAACCTAGCTTAATTTTATGTTTAGATCAAGCTTAATTTTGGATCAgaaataagcctaacatttttAATACTTCCTGCTGAAACTATTCAATGAGGCGTGGAACCTGATAAGTCATGAAATGCAAAAGCAACAAGGGACTCCAATAGAAAATGAGACTTCTTGAGCTGGCTTTGAAGCATGGCAGTAGAAtacaaataaaagaaagcaatGCACCTGTCCAGCAGTTTTGTTCAATGCCCAATTAAAAGCAGGCTGGTCATTAGCTTTCTTTGCCCTGGACCATGGTTGAATCTGCATTTCCTCAATCCACTTTTTCAGAACTAGTTTTGCTCCATTGGTGGGTCGCAGATAGATCATGCAGCTACATATGTAAGGCCGACCCTTCTTCCCTGGAGGTGGCAAACCGTGGGAGTGATTCAGAGGTTTTACCTGGCATTccaaaagaaaggaagaaagcaGATCTTTCATCACTAACAGTCCAATCGACAATGTCAAGACAATAAAGTTTATACAAAGTATAAATTGATGCAACCAATTAACAACTGTCATAACTACCGAGAATGACCTATGTTctcagttttaaaaaaaaaaacagagaagTTAAATTTAAAGGAAAGGGAAACAAGGACGTAGTTTGCAGTGGAGCAAGATGATGAGAGTTGAAAAATATCGCAATAAATTAAGCCAGATTCTCTAATTCAATCATGCAACATAACATTGCCTACCAAACTATACAAGGAAAAGTTAAAGCATTTGCATCCTCTTCAGCACTTACCGCAGCCATGTCATCCATGAAGTATATATCATGCTTTCCTTCTAAATATTGAAATGGATCTGCTAACCAAACCATATCAACATCATTGTACATGACATTATAACCAAGCTCCAAAATTTGCAGAAGATGCCGAGGCCTTCTGGACGTAAAATTGAAGAATCCCTTAAAAATAGAACTATCAATGTCATTTCAGTAGAAAACAAATAACTAACTCAAAGCAAGTAGAACATTCCAGAAAACACTTGTTTCCTCtctatttttttaaaagtttCCTCTCTAGTTCTAAGAACAAGTTTGTGATTCAGGACAGTCAAAGACAGATAGTGAAGGATCAGTAGAAACACAATgttcattattgttattattctCAAGCTTTAATCATCAGCTCTCCAATTTTACTGCATTAATCAGCTGAATGATGAAGAAACGCTAATGCAAGGATCTTGTCACTCTCAAACACATTCTACCTACAAAACTGTAAATATCCAAATATGGAAGGGGGGAAATGCCAATTATGCAGTATCTCTACATGATGGTCATGATTAAATCCAATATTCGTTAATGGAAAATATTAATGGATGAAGTCCCGAGTATATATTTGCACATTTGCTGGCAGACAAGCATATTATAAACAGAAAGTCAGAAACTAAAAATTGTTCAAACCAATCGACAAAAACAGCGAGAAATACAACAAACCAAGCTGTAAATCAATCAATCAACAGCGTCTCATCCCAAATTAGTCAGTGTTTTGCAAAATGAATCTATATATTCTGCTTTATTTGAGCCCATCTCATTCCAATGTTAGTAAGCAATTTATCTTTTATGGCAAATTAGGGATTCTGTAAAACTAAAGGTTCTCTAAACACAACAAACAATCAACTATCCAATCCTCAATCCTAGACTAGTTGAAGTCAGTGATATTAATCTTCCATATGTTTGTGCTCTACTCGCCATTTCATTCCAAATACTGGTAAATTTCTAAGTCAAATTAGGGGGAGAAACTAAATACAGTATAATAAACACAGATGCAAAAGCTCAAGAAAGGTACCTGAGACCCAAACTTATGAGCAGTCTGAGACATCAAAACAGGAGGAATAAGCACAGCATGACCAGGCCACCTCTCATTAACCTTAAACAAAGTAGCATAGTCCTCAGCAATCACAAGCACTTTCTCATGTTGCTTTTGCCTCACAATGCTAACCAACCAGTTATTCAAGAAAGGCAAGTAAGGTTCACTAACAATACAGACTATAAGGGTATTGTTCTTGGCCACAAAGGCAGCAGCTTTAGGCAAGGAATAGTCACGCCACTTGGATTCAAAAAGATTGGATTTTGAGGTGTAAGAGAGGAACCCATTTTGAGGGAACTGAATATATGGATAAAGAACTCCGAGAATTACCAAAAGGGAAAGAAGGAGCAAAAGGGTGGTGCGGTATTGAAGAGATGAGGtgggtttttgggaagtttgagaGGATCGTGGGGATACTGGATTTGGGTCTGTTAGAAGATTGTGAAGAGGTCTTTGGTGTAATGACGCTGATGACATTGTTGCTAGATTTGGATTGAATTGCAATAGAAAAAATGGAAGTTAATTACACTAATTCCAAAGAAAGAAATTGGGAAAATTCTATAGATCAGACGTAGATCTCAGATGGGGGCTGGGACTGAAAACACTGGCACTTtcagattttgataatgaatctGATGAGGCGCTCACTTGAACAGGATCCCCACTTGCTGAGTTAACTTCTTGGCGCTGGTTCAAGTGAAAACAGAGTGCCAAAGGAGAAAATGATAAAAGAAAGAATTTGTTATTTTCCGTCTCTAAGAATTGACCAAGCAAAAATTATCATTCTTTAATAGCATATTTGGTCAACCTTTagaaatcagtttattttgaaaaatattatttttcaaaaatatttttaaaaaaaataattttggagaTAAGCATTTTGTGTTTGGTTAACCACTTTAAAAAGtat contains:
- the LOC104093460 gene encoding UDP-D-xylose:L-fucose alpha-1,3-D-xylosyltransferase MGP4, translating into MSSASLHQRPLHNLLTDPNPVSPRSSQTSQKPTSSLQYRTTLLLLLSLLVILGVLYPYIQFPQNGFLSYTSKSNLFESKWRDYSLPKAAAFVAKNNTLIVCIVSEPYLPFLNNWLVSIVRQKQHEKVLVIAEDYATLFKVNERWPGHAVLIPPVLMSQTAHKFGSQGFFNFTSRRPRHLLQILELGYNVMYNDVDMVWLADPFQYLEGKHDIYFMDDMAAVKPLNHSHGLPPPGKKGRPYICSCMIYLRPTNGAKLVLKKWIEEMQIQPWSRAKKANDQPAFNWALNKTAGQVDMYLLPQSGFPTGGLYFRNKTWVKETKGMHVIIHNNYIVGFEKKIKRFRDYGLWLVDDYSSESPLGRLE